A genomic window from Vitis riparia cultivar Riparia Gloire de Montpellier isolate 1030 chromosome 16, EGFV_Vit.rip_1.0, whole genome shotgun sequence includes:
- the LOC117932949 gene encoding 21 kDa protein-like has product MARASVLVVLVVVSVLLYTSRVAESAAANSGSTSFIKAKCSATRYPALCVQSLSVYASTIQKSPKQLAHTALTVSLAKAQSAKAFVSKLGKIKGMKARELEAVQDCLEEMNDSIDRLSRSVQELEEAGKSKGQDFLWHMSNVDTWVSAALTDDNTCVDGFAGRALDGRVKASIRGWLVTVAQVTSNALALVNQFAAKN; this is encoded by the coding sequence ATGGCAAGAGCCTCAGTACTAGTAGTCTTGGTGGTGGTTTCAGTACTTTTGTACACCTCCAGGGTTGCTGAGTCTGCGGCTGCCAATTCCGGCAGCACTAGTTTCATCAAGGCCAAGTGCAGTGCCACCCGGTACCCAGCATTGTGCGTCCAATCGCTGTCAGTGTATGCAAGCACAATTCAGAAAAGCCCGAAGCAGTTGGCTCACACCGCTTTGACGGTGAGCCTAGCCAAGGCTCAGTCCGCCAAGGCGTTTGTGTCCAAATTGGGTAAGATTAAGGGCATGAAGGCTAGGGAGTTGGAGGCAGTTCAGGACTGTTTAGAAGAAATGAACGACAGCATCGACCGTCTTTCCCGGTCCGTACAGGAGCTTGAGGAAGCTGGGAAGAGCAAGGGGCAGGACTTTTTGTGGCACATGAGCAATGTTGACACTTGGGTCAGCGCTGCCCTAACCGATGATAATACGTGTGTTGATGGATTCGCTGGTCGGGCCCTGGACGGCAGGGTTAAGGCATCGATTAGGGGTTGGTTGGTTACTGTTGCGCAAGTCACTAGCAATGCGTTAGCCTTGGTTAACCAATTCGCTGCCAAGAACTGA